One Nostoc sp. UHCC 0302 DNA window includes the following coding sequences:
- a CDS encoding four helix bundle protein: MQREPIRNHKDLETYQMAFDAAMKIFEFSKKFPTEERYSLTDQIRRSSRSVCANMAEAWRKRRYEAAFVAKLNDCDSVAAETQTWIEFAVKCNYLDVESGRELYGTYNRILGGLVNMITNPSPWLMKR; this comes from the coding sequence ATGCAAAGAGAACCTATAAGAAACCATAAAGACTTAGAAACATATCAAATGGCATTTGATGCAGCTATGAAAATCTTTGAATTCTCGAAGAAGTTTCCTACAGAAGAACGGTATTCTTTAACTGACCAGATTCGTAGATCATCCCGTTCTGTGTGTGCAAATATGGCGGAAGCTTGGCGAAAACGCCGTTATGAGGCAGCTTTTGTAGCTAAGTTAAATGATTGTGATTCAGTTGCAGCAGAGACACAGACATGGATTGAATTTGCTGTTAAATGCAATTATCTAGATGTTGAATCAGGTAGAGAGTTATATGGGACTTACAACCGAATTTTAGGTGGTTTAGTAAATATGATTACTAATCCCTCACCTTGGTTAATGAAGCGTTAA